From the Megalops cyprinoides isolate fMegCyp1 chromosome 21, fMegCyp1.pri, whole genome shotgun sequence genome, one window contains:
- the LOC118769200 gene encoding TGF-beta receptor type-2-like yields the protein MERLRFPVFWCGTILFGSLVFISHTDGRPSMYQLRKVCKFCDLQPTDCNGTDSGSCLTNCSITSICPQDDDVCVSIWRKKDDNVTIETLCHNRSQALYGFLLDDYKNGKCQMKEKKVSGSQFYICSCSEEECNHHLFFSPWAPPGDSPFVSVILVSLMPLFVLAVLVVSTFYCYRVCRQSKLKSDWETRKRGRRGQRDSDVCNIMIDDDRSDSSSTHANSLNHNTELLPIELDLQVGKGRFAEVYKAKLKQSASEQFETVAVKIFAAEEYASWKNEKDIFSDINLKHENVLHFLTAEERKAEKQYWLITAYHPRGNLQEYLTHHVISWEDLWLLGGSLARGVAHLHSDLTPCGRPKVPIAHRDLKSSNVLVKNDLTCSLCDFGLGLRLDSSLSVDELANSGQVGTARYMAPEVLESRINLENIESFKQTDVYSMALVLWEMTSRCNAIGEVKDYEPPFGKLREHPCVESMKDSVLRDRGRPEIPNSWMNHQGIQVVCGTIEDCWDHDPEARLTAQCVAERFNDMEHLDKLSDRSCSQEKIPEDCSVCEGK from the exons ATGGAGCGACTCCGGTTTCCCGTTTTCTGGTGTGGAACGATTCTCTTCGGTAGTTTAGTCTTCATCAGCCATACGG acgGGAGGCCGAGCATGTATCAGCTGAGGAAGGTGTGCAAATTCTGCGACCTACAGCCCACCGACTGCAATGGCACCGACTCCGGCTCCTGCCTCACCAACTGCAGCATCACCTCCATATGCCCCCAAGACGACGATGTGTGCGTCAGCATCTG GAGGAAGAAAGATGACAATGTGACCATCGAGACGCTCTGTCACAACCGCTCGCAAGCACTGTACGGATTTCTGCTGGACGACTATAAAAACGGCAAGTGTCagatgaaggagaagaaagTCTCGGGCTCGCAGTTCTACATCTGCTCCTGTTCCGAAGAGGAGTGCAACCACCACCTCTTCTTCTCTCCAT GGGCGCCCCCAGGGGACTCCCCGTTTGTGTCTGTCATTCTGGTCAGCCTGATGCCCCTGTTCGTCCTGGCCGTCCTGGTGGTGTCCACCTTCTACTGCTACCGGGTGTGCCGGCAGTCCAAGCTGAAGAGCGACTGGGAGACGCGCAAGCGGGGCCGGCGGGGTCAGCGGGACAGCGACGTCTGCAACATCATGATCGACGACGACCGCTCCGACAGCAGCTCCACGCACGCCAACAGCCTCAACCACAACACCGAGCTGCTGCCCATCGAGCTGGACCTGCAGGTGGGCAAGGGCCGCTTCGCCGAGGTCTACAAGGCCAAGCTGAAGCAGAGCGCCTCCGAGCAGTTCGAGACGGTGGCCGTCAAGATCTTCGCCGCCGAGGAGTACGCCTCCTGGAAGAACGAGAAGGACATCTTCTCCGACATCAACCTCAAGCACGAGAACGTGCTGCACTTCCTGACGGCGGAGGAGCGCAAGGCCGAGAAGCAGTACTGGCTCATCACCGCCTACCACCCCCGGGGCAACCTGCAGGAGTACCTCACCCACCACGTCATCAGCTGGGAGGATCTGTGGCTGCTGGGGGGGTCGCTGGCCAGGGGCGTGGCCCACCTCCACAGTGACCTCACGCCCTGTGGACGCCCCAAGGTGCCCATTGCCCACAGGGACCTGAAGAGCTCCAACGTCCTAGTGAAGAATGACCTCACCTGCAGCCTGTGTGATTTCGGCCTAGGCCTGCGCCTGGACAGCTCGCTGTCCGTGGACGAGCTGGCCAACAGCGGACAG GTGGGCACAGCCAGGTACATGGCCCCAGAAGTTCTGGAGTCCAGAATCAACCTGGAGAACATTGAGTCTTTCAAGCAGACCGACGTCTACTCCATGGCTCTGGTGTTGTGGGAGATGACATCCAGGTGTAATGCCATTGGAG AGGTGAAGGATTATGAGCCTCCCTTTGGCAAGCTGCGGGAACACCCCTGTGTGGAAAGCATGAAAGACAGTGTGCTGCGAGACAGAGGCCGCCCGGAGATCCCCAACAGCTGGATGAACCATCAG GGCATCCAGGTGGTGTGCGGGACCATCGAGGACTGCTGGGACCACGACCCCGAGGCCCGCCTCAC